AAGGACGCCACACGTCTGCTGACGGAGCATGCCGAGTACGGACACTGGGAGTTGGACCGACTGAGCCTCATGCGCGACGGCAGCCGCAGGGTGCGGTTGCGCCGGCGGATCATCCGCCAGGTGCGGGCCACGTGGTGACTCAGGACGCGTGAACGGAGCGGGCCCCGCCGTGCGGCGGGGCCCGCTCCGTTCTTCCGTCCGCCCTGCGCGGAAGGTCTTCCGTCCGCCCTACGCGGAGGCGCGGGACTTGCGGTACAGCACCGCGCCGGCGAGCAGCGCGCCCGCGCCAGCCGGCAGCGCCAGACCCAGCGGCACGTCACTGCCGGTGTGCGCGAGCTGAGCCGCGGCCAGGGACTGGTCCGCGCGACCGCCGAGCTGCTTCACCTGGGACGAACCGGTCGTTCCCGACGATCCGGACGGCCCGTGCGGCGCGTGGCCGCCCTGGCCGGGCGTGCCCGGCTGTCCGGGCGTACCGGGGTGTCCGGGGGTGCCGGGCGTACCCGGGTGACCAGGAG
Above is a genomic segment from Streptomyces collinus Tu 365 containing:
- a CDS encoding DUF5703 family protein; translated protein: MAEYEFVDVYVPRGVSRKDATRLLTEHAEYGHWELDRLSLMRDGSRRVRLRRRIIRQVRATW